A genomic window from Dechloromonas sp. A34 includes:
- a CDS encoding C40 family peptidase, whose protein sequence is MRLSVLIPISFAALLLAACSGPATRPPAETIAHAPATVSEKGNEVALYALGLIDTDYKFGGKNPEAGLDCSGMVSYIYGKVAGLKVQGSAADIARNGRPIGRAALRPGDLVFFNTRNRAYSHVGIYLGDARFIHAPSTNGKVRIDHLNDRYYAQRFEAARTFFD, encoded by the coding sequence ATGCGACTTTCGGTTCTGATCCCCATTTCCTTCGCGGCCTTGTTGCTGGCGGCCTGTAGCGGCCCGGCAACCCGGCCGCCGGCGGAAACTATAGCGCATGCCCCGGCGACGGTCAGCGAGAAAGGCAACGAGGTGGCGCTCTACGCCCTGGGCCTGATCGATACCGACTACAAATTCGGTGGCAAGAACCCGGAAGCCGGTCTCGATTGCAGCGGCATGGTCAGCTATATCTATGGCAAGGTCGCCGGTCTGAAGGTGCAGGGCAGTGCCGCCGACATCGCGCGCAATGGCCGGCCGATCGGACGCGCCGCTTTGCGACCGGGCGATCTGGTATTTTTCAATACCCGCAACCGGGCCTACTCGCATGTCGGCATCTATCTCGGCGACGCCCGCTTTATCCACGCTCCGTCGACCAACGGCAAGGTGCGCATCGACCATTTGAACGACCGCTACTACGCGCAGCGTTTCGAGGCGGCCCGTACCTTCTTCGACTAA
- the pflA gene encoding pyruvate formate-lyase-activating protein, protein MQLADSQPVAVPPSWAESGDLEGWVHATEAFCVSQGPGIRYVLTLSGCPLRCQYCHSPDTWFRHEGAPALVTDVLADIARRKGVLRGRGGVTLSGGEPLMQAKFCKTILQGCKAMGLHTALDTSGYFGDFADDELLAEVDLVLLDIKTISEERYRDLTGVELEPTLRFANVLAALNKAVWLRFVLVPGVTDDLEDVGRLAKFAAQLGNIERVEVLPFGKQGEHKWRDRGLDYRLAGIKPPAEELLEQVRNLFRAEGLAVV, encoded by the coding sequence ATGCAGCTTGCTGATTCTCAACCCGTTGCCGTGCCTCCGTCGTGGGCAGAGTCCGGGGATCTCGAGGGCTGGGTGCACGCCACCGAAGCCTTCTGTGTTTCTCAGGGGCCGGGTATCCGCTACGTGCTGACCCTGTCCGGTTGCCCGCTCCGTTGTCAGTATTGCCATTCGCCGGACACCTGGTTCCGGCACGAAGGTGCCCCGGCGCTGGTGACCGATGTGCTGGCCGACATTGCGCGGCGCAAAGGGGTGTTGCGAGGGCGCGGGGGCGTTACCTTGAGCGGCGGCGAACCGTTGATGCAGGCCAAGTTCTGCAAAACCATCCTGCAAGGTTGCAAGGCGATGGGCTTGCACACCGCGCTGGATACCTCGGGTTACTTTGGTGACTTTGCCGACGACGAATTGCTGGCCGAAGTCGATCTTGTGCTGCTCGATATCAAAACGATTTCGGAGGAGCGCTATCGCGATCTGACAGGTGTCGAACTCGAACCAACGCTCCGCTTTGCCAACGTCCTGGCCGCCTTGAACAAGGCAGTATGGCTTAGGTTCGTGCTGGTTCCGGGGGTAACCGACGACCTTGAGGATGTCGGGCGCCTGGCCAAATTTGCGGCACAGTTGGGAAATATCGAACGCGTCGAAGTTTTGCCCTTTGGCAAGCAGGGCGAGCACAAGTGGCGCGATCGCGGCCTGGACTATCGGTTGGCAGGCATCAAGCCGCCAGCGGAGGAATTGCTCGAGCAGGTGCGCAATCTGTTTCGCGCCGAAGGCCTGGCGGTGGTTTGA
- a CDS encoding co-chaperone GroES has translation MNIRPLHDRVIVKRVEAERTTASGIVIPDSAGEKPDQGEVLAVGPGKRDDSGKLNAPDVKVGDRVLFGKYAGQAVKVDGQEVLVMREEDIMGVLVA, from the coding sequence ATGAATATCCGTCCTTTGCACGACCGAGTGATCGTCAAGCGCGTTGAAGCCGAGCGTACCACCGCTTCCGGCATCGTCATCCCCGATTCCGCTGGCGAAAAGCCGGATCAGGGCGAAGTTCTGGCCGTCGGCCCGGGCAAGCGTGACGACAGCGGCAAGCTGAACGCGCCGGACGTCAAGGTTGGCGACCGTGTCCTGTTCGGCAAGTATGCCGGCCAGGCTGTCAAGGTCGATGGCCAGGAAGTCCTGGTCATGCGTGAAGAAGACATCATGGGCGTGCTGGTTGCTTAA